TGCATCGATTGATCTGACAAACTCACCATTTATTCCCGTTAAATAAACATTTTTTTCGTTCGGATAAGAAACACTTGAAATATCAAAAGAAAATAAATCTAATTTATTCCAGTTAATTCCATTATCTGAAGTCATTAGAATTAAGCCATTTGAACCAACAATCAATCCATTATTTTCATCACAAAAATCAATATCAGTAATTGTTGAATTAGTAAATGACTTACTTATTTCTTTCCAATGATTAATTGTACCATAAAATATTTTTCCATGATGATTTTCTTCACCAACAATCCAAAACTTTTCAGCACAAATAGAAATTCCATTGAAAGCTTCACAAGTTATATTTTCTCCAAACCATATTTTACCTCCGTCATTTGTATATCTAAATAAATTATTAGACCCTAATGCTATAGCATTTAATGAATCAATTACTACCAAATCTTTATATTTTTGACCTACAACACTGTCTTGAAGTTTCCAAGATTCCCCACCATCAATAGTTTTATAGATTCTTCCTTCATTTGAATACAGACCTGCGGAAACTAAAAATCCAATTTGATTATTTACAAAACTTATTTTTCTATGCCAAATAAATTTCATATAGTGAACTAATTTCCAAGATTCACCTCCATTGGAAGTTTTATAAATTTCACCAATTGTATTTCCAAACCAGCCGTTTAATGAATCAATAAAAAATATTGTTGATGCCCATCCTGAAGTATGAATTTTATTACTCCAATTAATTCCACCATTCGTTGATTTATATACTCCTTGTATTCCTGTCACAAACAATACATTTTCTGAAACTACATATAAATCAGTCCAACCATAATCAACCGGGCTATAGTTTGTCCAACTATTCCCACCATCAATAGTTTTTAAAATTGGTGAATCTAATCCATCTCCTACAATCCAGCCGATATTCTCATCTATAAAAGATACTTTTTGCAGATTAGAATAGACTGGCATATTTAATGGCACCCATGAATCTCCACCGTTTGTTGTTTTTAGACATGTACTATTTTGTCCGACTGACCAACCTATTAAAGAATCAATAAAAAATATATCATTTAGCGGGTAAGCGGATGGACGTGAATTATTCCAGCTATATTGAGCATTTATTATAATTGGTATTGTTATTAAAAGTAAAATAAATTTTTTCATAATTTATTAAAATATCTAATGTATAAATTTAATATAAGAGATTTTCAACTATTTGTAAATACGTATAAAAACGTACAAAGTAAAATTTCTAATATCCGGAAAGCTCGCAATTGATAAAGGAAAAATTCCGTATTAGTAGATTTGTGTAAATGTTTAATAAATAGGTTTAATTAAATGCTTTTGAACGTAACGAAATATCATTTAATTGTTCAAAAATTATTGTTAATTTATTAACATATTCCGAAAGGAAAATTGAACTCTTCGAGAAAATGATCGAACAATTGAAAGTCAATCTCAAAAAGGCAAAAACATATGATGTTCATTAACTAACGGAACAAAACTTGACTATTACTTCATCAAATTTTTCTGTTAAATTTAAGAATAGATTTCATTATTTAAAATAACTCAATTTTCCACTTATACCAAAAACTTTACACTCTCATAACAAAAGAAAATGTTTTTGCCGTATCAAAATATCATTTGGATAAATATTATCTTTTATTTTCTTTAAAAAACTGAATTGATTTTTTTAAAATAAATTCAACATTTCTATTTTCAGAAATTGAATGATCTTCGTCTTTAATAATGCTAAAACCAAATTTTTTGCCTATTTCTTCAGCCTCTTCAATAAATTCTTCTGTCTGTGAAACTGGTATCGTTTCATCTTTTTCACCATGAAAGAAATAAATCGGACGTTTAATTTTTTCTATGTTATTAATTGGTGAAATACTCTTTAAGAATTCATCTTCATCGCTTGGATCACCAACAGCTGTTTTCCAAAACTCATAATTAAATTCATTATCAAGATCATCAAAGTAATCAATTATGCTAACAATATCTGTTGGAGAAGCAACCGAGACAGCTGCATTATATAAATCCGGATATTGAATTATACTTTCAATTGCTGCATATCCACCGTAACTATGCCCATAAATAAAAATATTGTTGCTATCAGAATAATTTTCTTGAATCAACCACTTAGCCCCATCAGCTATATCATCAACCATTGTTGTAGAGATTTTTTTAACCCCTGCTAGTAAATGGTCTACTCCATAACCTGTTGAACCTCTAAAGTTCATTCGTAAAACGCCGTAACCTTGATTTGTGAAGAACTGAACTTCCGGTAAATAACCCCAATAATCTCTAACAAATGGACCTCCATGAGGTAAAATAACGAATGGTATATTCTTATCATTCGTAATGGGTAAATTTAGATATCCTTCAATACGGTACCCATCACGTGTTTGGTAGTTTATTGTTTTTGTATAAGAAACTTTATGCTTTAATAAATCCTTTGCAAATGAACAGAATAATAGTTTTTTATTTTGAATGGTATTAAAAATAAGAATATGACCTGGATCAACATCACTGTATATTTTAACCAATATTATTGATGCATCATTGTTCCAATCAAATATATCCGCAAAGTATTCGGGATAATGACTTTTTAATGTATCTTGATAAGCTTTGAATTTTTCACTAAACCATTCAGTATAAGGTTTATCTCTCTCATATCGGATTCCAATTAGTTTTTGTTCGGAATCCAAAAAAAGTAATTTGGTATCATTATGAATTGGGTTACCAATATCATATTTACTATCTTCAAGAATTGTATCAATATATTCCTTTTTGTTGATATCAAATGAAAGAATTCGCCATCTTGGATTATCAATTGAAGAACTAAAAAAGACAATATTTTCATCATAATCAAAATCTAAAAAATTCAATTTTTTATTGATAAATGAATTTCCGTCCATATCTAAATTAATAGTATTCTTACTCTCCCATTTTTTATTATTCTTCGTGAAAAATTTGATTTTTCCATCATCGTTTTGAATACCAAGTCTCACTATACCTTTTTTGTCTACCAACCATTGATTTATTTTATAATCATTGCCATTTTCAACTTCAACTTTTTCTCCAGTATATATGTTTAGTTTATAAATTACTGGAAAGTCATCAATTCCTCGAGTTTCTATTAAAATATTCTCAAAATCATCTTTAAGCACATTAACCATCTTTGAGGTTTGAATATTATTTAACAGACTTCTTTCACTAAAATAATATTGCTTTTCTTTTTTCCAAATACTCATTAATTGTTCTTTTTCAGTTCCATCTGCATTAATTGCATATAATACACCCATTTGCTCATATGATAATCTGTTTTCTGATATCCAATTTAAATTTAAAATAGGATATTTTTCCAATGGGATATCACTTTTTAATTTTCCCTGTTCAATATCTGTTATAAATATGGAATAACCTGTAGAACGCTTCCTGACTGATGCCATATACTTTCCACTTCCCGATATAGAAAATTCATAGTCATTAACCGGATACAATAAATCACTGATAGGAATTTCTTGAGCAAAAGTTAGTGAGTGTAATAGTATAATAAGTACAATATTTTTCTTAAGTGTGTTCATGGTTCTATTTTATTTAATTTTGATAATTCATTATTTCCCAGTTTATATCTATGATTTCTTTATAAAAGATTTTAAGAAAAATTAAATTATAAATAAATTAATAATACTTTATATAAACTAAATGCGTCATATTAAAAATAAAACTTATTTAATAATCTAATATTTAATTTTATAATTAAGATATAAATTAGAAGAAAATTATCATTTTGTAAATACGTATAAATACGTACAATGTAAAATTAATTATAACCCGAATTGCTGAATTTACTCTGGTATCAGCAAAATTGATTGTAAAAGAGTCACGCCGGGGGCTCGCAATGGATTTTAGAAAGAGTCTCAAATGCAGAATAACGGGTTACCTAGGGATGCGCTTGTCGACGGACATTATGGTCAACGACTTTTATAAAGATGAAAACTAAGTAAACTTAGGATTTACTGAAAGAGTTAAAATTCAAATATATTTGATTTAAGTGAAGTTGCCTAGCTTGTTCAAATGATTTTATTAATTGAGTTTTTTTTCTTTTTAATTCTTATACATTATCTTATAAGTTTAATTTAAGTTTTTTCATTATAAGTTTTTTCCAATCTTTTAATTAATGGTCAAAAAAAAGATAATTAATAAATCATAAAATATTATTTATTCTATTATTAAATAATTAAGTTCTGATATTTATTACTTATTAAAGTATTATTATTAGTTAGATTTGTAGTAGTTGATGATTTTCACAACATTGTTGATAATCTGATAATGATTGTATGGAATCTTATTATCAAACCACGTTTCTTCAATAAAATCAAAGATATATCTCTTCCAATTATCTTCCAGCAAATGAACAATAACTCGACTGAAATTTTTATTAAGACCAACATACATAGAAGTATTATTAATTAAACTATAGGTTAAAATTTCTTGACCGAACCAAAATTTTGCATGAATAAGTAACTTTGTTATTTCATCAAAATACTGGTCACCTTCATTTGTAATCTTCATATAAATATGACTACAAATTCTTCTTATATCTCTATTTGGAAATAATTTTGCCATAGTTCTATAATATTTGCATGAGCACTGAAGTGTATATAGATTTACCTCGTTTCTTGAAACTTTGAGTGTCTTTTTCGTCACGTTATCGTTATAAGGAATGATATAAGACTCTGATAAAAAAGGTTTCTCGTTATCAATATAAAGTTCTATAAATTTATCTTGTATATTATTCATGGCGTTATAAATTATCCATAGAAAACTATTTTAAAAGTTTTATGAGCCAACTTCTATTTTCCCTTTTTGATTAATATTGATTATGTGAGCATGGTATGGTATAAGATTGTTTGTAAGTACATATTCTTTAGTTTTGTTATCCCAATAGAAAATATTTCCCTGAAGTATGTTTTGAGGATAGCTTTTAATATTGTTTTTGTCAATTGTAGTAGGTAAAGAACCAATCCAATAATATCCTGAAGAATTTATTTCCACATCAAATTTGCTTAATGGTTTACCATACAATTCTACTATTTTTTTATTTTCAACAAATACCCAATAGCAGTTTCCTTTTTTAAGTGTATCATCAAGTACTAAATGAGTTTGATTATTTATTGTTTCAAAAGGGCCATTATCAATTTCCAATTTTAAATTTTCATATTCTTGTTTAGAAATCTCAAATGGGATGGAAATCGCATTCCACCCTGGATATAAATTAAAAAGTGCGACATTATTAGAAGTGTAAAAATTATTAGAATATATTTTGTGGTTTAGTTTATTTGTAACATTTACATAATCCGCTCCCAATACAATTGTTTCATAAATGTTATCAAAACTCCAT
The nucleotide sequence above comes from Ignavibacteriota bacterium. Encoded proteins:
- a CDS encoding T9SS type A sorting domain-containing protein; translated protein: MKKFILLLITIPIIINAQYSWNNSRPSAYPLNDIFFIDSLIGWSVGQNSTCLKTTNGGDSWVPLNMPVYSNLQKVSFIDENIGWIVGDGLDSPILKTIDGGNSWTNYSPVDYGWTDLYVVSENVLFVTGIQGVYKSTNGGINWSNKIHTSGWASTIFFIDSLNGWFGNTIGEIYKTSNGGESWKLVHYMKFIWHRKISFVNNQIGFLVSAGLYSNEGRIYKTIDGGESWKLQDSVVGQKYKDLVVIDSLNAIALGSNNLFRYTNDGGKIWFGENITCEAFNGISICAEKFWIVGEENHHGKIFYGTINHWKEISKSFTNSTITDIDFCDENNGLIVGSNGLILMTSDNGINWNKLDLFSFDISSVSYPNEKNVYLTGINGEFVRSIDAGNSWQITYPFQKYSNKELKFVSSQIGFAFEDYSNLLKTTDGGLNWETITELYTYDSEILDSMNLWLLDNPLETDITIVHHSSDGGKTWESNELEFYVKDIQFINANIGWIVNENDLYKTNNSGLTWEIVNENIEFQIKQLLFIDEKIGFLLGDFITGPASIKYTKDGGLTFNNIIDFSNINELRASENKIWGFDDLGRLLEIDIDKITDIKVTSKLTHANVRLEQNYPNPFNPTTTIEYSLPKSSHIKLVIYNSIGELVKILINETQNMGNYKYKFDGSDLSSGIYFYSLISSNNVITKKLLILK
- a CDS encoding S9 family peptidase, which produces MNTLKKNIVLIILLHSLTFAQEIPISDLLYPVNDYEFSISGSGKYMASVRKRSTGYSIFITDIEQGKLKSDIPLEKYPILNLNWISENRLSYEQMGVLYAINADGTEKEQLMSIWKKEKQYYFSERSLLNNIQTSKMVNVLKDDFENILIETRGIDDFPVIYKLNIYTGEKVEVENGNDYKINQWLVDKKGIVRLGIQNDDGKIKFFTKNNKKWESKNTINLDMDGNSFINKKLNFLDFDYDENIVFFSSSIDNPRWRILSFDINKKEYIDTILEDSKYDIGNPIHNDTKLLFLDSEQKLIGIRYERDKPYTEWFSEKFKAYQDTLKSHYPEYFADIFDWNNDASIILVKIYSDVDPGHILIFNTIQNKKLLFCSFAKDLLKHKVSYTKTINYQTRDGYRIEGYLNLPITNDKNIPFVILPHGGPFVRDYWGYLPEVQFFTNQGYGVLRMNFRGSTGYGVDHLLAGVKKISTTMVDDIADGAKWLIQENYSDSNNIFIYGHSYGGYAAIESIIQYPDLYNAAVSVASPTDIVSIIDYFDDLDNEFNYEFWKTAVGDPSDEDEFLKSISPINNIEKIKRPIYFFHGEKDETIPVSQTEEFIEEAEEIGKKFGFSIIKDEDHSISENRNVEFILKKSIQFFKENKR